A region of Odocoileus virginianus isolate 20LAN1187 ecotype Illinois chromosome 11, Ovbor_1.2, whole genome shotgun sequence DNA encodes the following proteins:
- the LOC110125252 gene encoding small ribosomal subunit protein eS4-like gives MRKNNMEIVEQSEKVGKKAGLQNIEASKHWMPDKLTGVFAPCPSTASHKLRECLPLIIFLKSRFKYALTGDEMKKICMQHFIKIKGKVRTDTTYPTAFMNVISVDKTGENFHLIYDTKDCFAVHCIESEEAKYKLCKVRKIFVGTKGIPHLVTHDARTIHYPNPLIKVNDTIQIDLGTGKITDFIKFDTGNLCMIMGGANLGRIGVITNRERQPGSFDIVHVKDANGNSFATWLLNIFIIGKGNKRWISLPRGKGIRLTIAEERDKRLAAKQSSG, from the exons ATGaggaaaaataatatggaaatagTTGAGCAAAGTGAGAAGGTTGGGAAGAAGGCAGGCCTCCAGAACATTGAAGCTTCAAAACATTGGATGCCGGATAAACTGACTGGTGTGTTTGCCCCTTGTCCATCTACCGCTTCCCACAAACTGAGAGAATGTCTGCCCCTAATCATTTTCCTAAAGAGCAGATTTAAGTATGCCCTAACAGGAGATGAAATGAAGAAGATTTGCATGCAGCATTTCATTAAGATCAAAGGCAAAGTCCGCACTGATACAACCTACCCTACTGCTTTTATGAATGTCATCAGCGTTGATAAGACTGGAGAGAATTTTCATTTGATCTATGACACCAAGGATTGCTTTGCTGTTCATTgtattgagag TGAGGAGGCCAAGTATAAATTGTGCAAAGTAAGAAAGATCTTTGTGGGGACAAAAGGAATCCCTCATCTGGTGACCCATGATGCTCGCACCATCCATTACCCCAACCCCCTCATCAAGGTGAATGACACCATTCAAATTGACTTGGGGACTGGCAAGATTACTGATTTCATCAAATTTGACACTGGTAACCTGTGCATGATCATGGGAGGTGCTAACCTGGGAAGAATTGGTGTGATTACCAATCGGGAAAGACAGCCAGGCTCTTTTGATATAGTTCACGTGAAAGATGCGAATGGCAACAGCTTTGCCACGTGGCTcttgaacattttcattattggCAAAGGCAACAAACGGTGGATCTCTCTTCCCCGTGGAAAGGGTATTCGCCTta ctattgCTGAGGAGAGAGACAAGAGACTGGCAGCCAAACAGAGCAGTGGATAA